The following coding sequences are from one Ramlibacter henchirensis window:
- a CDS encoding SGNH/GDSL hydrolase family protein, giving the protein MRSTKQHPASAGMSARLHLRARDPIATRCPPRLLAACLGALLLAACGGGGGGEIAGAETPVAAAPIVADPVSVAPAAAAAPAAPAAASSLLKGVSRVIVAGDSLADVGTFGFKFTVQDAGNPAGFPVLPELVAAAYGLAAACSYYMDNGAGGIVPRGDPTCTNFAVGGARIVLGDGPKSIVGQLREAAAAIGSFAPGDLVLVDGGGNDASDLAAAYLGAVTSRTGLLAFLAFLGREVSVRDLLSTVRGDDSLARSAFLYMEDAADELAEAIASHALERGATRVAVLNIPDVTLTPKFTAAFEKLVQEEGPEEAAKIRAAVQQAVAAFNARLQSRLGPDPRVLLVDVRAAVDEQIARAAEFGLSDAVRAACPVTGLSSRGLPEWNLQTCTSAVLDAALPGAGAGWWATWAFSDGFHPTPAGHRLLAATVNQSLAAANWP; this is encoded by the coding sequence ATGCGAAGCACGAAGCAGCACCCCGCATCCGCCGGCATGTCCGCGCGGCTGCATTTGCGCGCACGTGATCCGATCGCGACACGATGTCCGCCGCGCCTGCTGGCCGCCTGCCTGGGAGCGCTCCTGCTCGCCGCGTGCGGTGGTGGAGGCGGCGGAGAGATTGCCGGCGCCGAAACGCCCGTCGCCGCCGCGCCCATCGTGGCGGACCCCGTGTCCGTTGCGCCCGCAGCTGCTGCAGCGCCCGCCGCACCCGCCGCGGCCAGTTCGCTGCTGAAGGGCGTGTCGCGCGTGATCGTGGCGGGCGACAGCCTCGCCGACGTGGGCACCTTCGGCTTCAAGTTCACGGTGCAGGACGCCGGCAACCCGGCCGGTTTCCCCGTGTTGCCGGAGCTGGTCGCGGCCGCGTATGGACTGGCCGCCGCCTGCAGCTACTACATGGACAACGGCGCGGGCGGCATCGTGCCGCGGGGCGATCCGACCTGCACGAATTTCGCCGTCGGCGGCGCTCGCATCGTGCTCGGCGACGGCCCGAAGAGCATCGTCGGCCAGCTGCGCGAAGCCGCGGCGGCCATCGGCAGTTTCGCCCCCGGCGACCTGGTGCTGGTGGACGGCGGCGGCAACGATGCGTCCGACCTGGCGGCGGCCTACCTGGGCGCGGTGACCAGTCGCACCGGCCTGCTCGCTTTCCTGGCGTTCCTGGGGCGCGAGGTGAGCGTGCGCGACCTGCTGTCGACCGTGCGCGGTGACGACAGCCTGGCCCGCAGCGCCTTCCTGTACATGGAAGACGCCGCCGATGAACTCGCCGAGGCGATCGCGTCGCACGCCCTGGAACGCGGCGCCACACGCGTCGCCGTGCTGAACATCCCCGACGTCACGCTCACCCCGAAGTTCACCGCGGCCTTCGAGAAGCTGGTGCAGGAAGAGGGCCCGGAGGAAGCCGCGAAGATCCGGGCCGCCGTGCAGCAGGCCGTCGCCGCGTTCAATGCGCGGCTGCAAAGCCGGCTCGGACCCGATCCACGGGTGTTGCTCGTGGACGTTCGCGCGGCCGTGGACGAGCAGATCGCGCGAGCGGCCGAATTCGGCCTGAGCGATGCCGTCCGCGCGGCCTGCCCGGTCACGGGCCTGAGTTCCAGGGGGCTGCCGGAGTGGAACCTGCAGACCTGCACGTCGGCCGTGCTCGACGCCGCGTTGCCTGGCGCAGGGGCGGGCTGGTGGGCGACCTGGGCGTTCTCGGATGGCTTCCATCCCACGCCCGCGGGCCACCGCCTGCTGGCCGCCACCGTCAACCAGTCGCTGGCGGCTGCGAACTGGCCTTGA